A window from Streptomyces sp. NBC_00299 encodes these proteins:
- a CDS encoding carbonic anhydrase yields the protein MNSDRSVGAQPTVAAHQRFALASPARRALLRFGLTGAAALGATAALGTAPASATTPTSPTTSASRRRPGTPEEALRELAAGNQRWRTFRQRHPDESPAVRQSLTSGQHPFALVLGCIDSRVPPELVFDQGLGDLMTVRSAGEVLDEAVLGSVAYGVLELDIPLVMVLGHQSCGAVKAAVESDLSGERLPAHVQYIADRIAPNIDRTEEGDARIGSTIDANVRAIRAHLAAEPDLAAKVTSGQLAIVGARYELTTQRVHRVG from the coding sequence GTGAACTCCGACAGATCCGTCGGCGCCCAGCCGACCGTGGCCGCCCACCAGCGGTTCGCCCTTGCCTCTCCCGCCCGCCGCGCACTCCTGCGGTTCGGGCTGACCGGGGCCGCGGCCCTGGGGGCGACCGCAGCCCTCGGCACGGCTCCCGCCTCCGCCACCACCCCCACATCCCCCACGACCAGCGCCTCGCGCCGGCGGCCCGGCACGCCCGAGGAGGCCCTGCGGGAGCTCGCCGCGGGCAACCAGCGCTGGCGCACCTTCCGTCAGCGCCACCCCGACGAGTCGCCCGCCGTGCGCCAGAGCCTGACGTCCGGTCAGCACCCCTTCGCCCTGGTCCTCGGCTGCATCGACTCCCGGGTCCCGCCGGAGCTGGTCTTCGACCAGGGCCTCGGCGACCTGATGACCGTGCGCTCCGCCGGCGAGGTCCTCGACGAAGCCGTACTCGGCAGCGTCGCCTACGGGGTGCTCGAACTGGACATCCCCCTGGTCATGGTCCTCGGCCACCAGTCGTGCGGCGCCGTGAAGGCAGCCGTCGAGTCGGACCTGTCCGGCGAGCGACTGCCGGCCCACGTCCAGTACATCGCCGACCGGATAGCGCCGAACATAGACCGCACCGAGGAGGGCGACGCCCGCATCGGCTCCACCATCGACGCCAACGTACGGGCGATCCGCGCCCATCTCGCGGCGGAGCCCGACCTCGCCGCGAAGGTGACCTCCGGCCAGCTGGCCATCGTGGGCGCCCGCTACGAGCTGACGACTCAGCGCGTGCATCGGGTCGGCTGA
- a CDS encoding sensor histidine kinase: MLVAAAVAFAVAAVSVTCWFIVQGKLYEQVDDDLRKASMRMPGQLQDALNNCTESPYGTGVFRNTYSQLVQEDGTVCILQDSAATVKVTQADKEEIKANTTQGYFRNGTAGDGTDVRVLTRPLGATTTASGETGPNVGLVVAVSLKSTQSTLNELALILLLVSGVGVVGAGAAGLAVARAGLRPVDKLTEAVEHVARTEDLNVRIPVEDDAEDEVARLSRSFNSMTSALASSHELQQQLIADAGHELRTPLTSLRTNIELLTRSEETGRPIPEADRKALLSSVKAQMTELASLIGDLQELSRSEGQRGERVQVVSLEDAVESALRRARLRGPELTIIADLQPWYVRAEPAALERAVVNILDNAVKFSPEGGTVEVQLTGGVLTVRDHGPGIPTDELPHVFDRFWRSPSARALPGSGLGLSIVARTVQQAGGQVTLAHAEGGGTVATVRLPGAPTAPPETP, translated from the coding sequence ATGCTGGTGGCGGCTGCGGTGGCTTTTGCGGTGGCGGCGGTTTCGGTGACGTGTTGGTTCATCGTGCAGGGGAAGCTGTACGAGCAGGTCGACGACGATCTCAGGAAAGCGTCGATGAGGATGCCTGGACAACTCCAGGACGCCCTGAACAACTGCACCGAGTCCCCCTACGGCACCGGTGTCTTCCGGAACACCTACTCCCAACTGGTGCAGGAGGACGGAACGGTCTGCATCCTCCAGGACTCCGCGGCCACGGTGAAGGTCACTCAGGCCGACAAGGAAGAGATCAAGGCGAACACCACCCAGGGCTACTTCCGCAACGGCACCGCTGGGGACGGCACCGATGTGCGTGTGCTCACCCGGCCCCTGGGCGCCACGACCACCGCCTCCGGAGAGACTGGCCCGAATGTCGGGCTTGTCGTCGCCGTGTCCCTCAAGAGCACCCAGTCCACCCTCAACGAACTCGCCCTCATCCTCCTGCTCGTCTCCGGCGTAGGGGTGGTGGGCGCCGGCGCCGCCGGCCTCGCAGTCGCCCGTGCCGGCCTGCGTCCCGTCGACAAGCTCACGGAGGCCGTCGAACACGTGGCCCGCACCGAGGACCTGAACGTCCGTATCCCGGTCGAGGACGACGCAGAGGACGAGGTGGCCCGGCTGTCCCGTTCCTTCAACTCCATGACGTCCGCCCTGGCCAGCTCCCACGAGCTCCAGCAGCAGCTCATCGCCGACGCCGGTCACGAACTGCGCACCCCCCTCACCTCCCTGCGCACCAACATCGAACTCCTCACCCGCAGCGAGGAGACGGGGCGCCCGATCCCCGAGGCCGACCGCAAGGCCCTCCTCTCCTCGGTGAAGGCCCAGATGACGGAACTGGCCTCCCTGATCGGCGACCTGCAGGAGCTGTCCCGCTCGGAGGGCCAGCGCGGCGAGCGCGTACAGGTGGTCTCGCTGGAGGACGCGGTCGAGTCGGCCCTGCGCCGGGCAAGGCTCCGCGGCCCCGAACTGACGATCATCGCCGACCTCCAGCCCTGGTACGTACGGGCGGAACCGGCGGCCCTGGAGCGCGCGGTCGTCAACATCCTCGACAACGCAGTGAAGTTCAGCCCCGAGGGCGGCACCGTCGAGGTGCAGCTCACCGGAGGCGTCCTCACCGTGCGCGACCACGGCCCCGGCATCCCCACCGACGAACTCCCCCACGTCTTCGACCGCTTCTGGCGCTCACCGAGTGCACGCGCGTTGCCGGGCTCGGGCCTGGGACTGTCGATCGTGGCGCGTACGGTGCAGCAGGCGGGCGGCCAGGTCACCCTGGCCCACGCGGAGGGCGGCGGCACGGTGGCGACCGTACGCCTGCCGGGTGCGCCGACGGCTCCGCCGGAGACACCGTAG
- a CDS encoding response regulator transcription factor gives MSPADGDRDPQRILIVDDEPAVREALQRSLAFEGYDTEVAVDGADALEKATAYRPDLVVLDIQMPRMDGLTAARRIRGAGDTVPILMLTARDTVGDRVTGLDAGADDYLVKPFELDELFARVRALLRRSSYAAAAGAGAVEEDEALTFADLRMDLATREVTRGGRPVELTRTEFTLLEMFMAHPRQVLTREQILKAVWGFDFEPSSNSLDVYVMYLRRKTEAGGEPRLVHTVRGVGYVLRQGGAE, from the coding sequence ATGAGCCCCGCCGACGGCGACCGTGACCCCCAGCGCATCCTGATCGTCGACGACGAGCCTGCGGTGCGTGAAGCACTCCAGCGCAGCCTCGCGTTCGAGGGATACGACACGGAGGTCGCGGTCGACGGCGCGGACGCCCTGGAGAAGGCGACCGCCTACCGGCCCGACCTGGTGGTCCTCGACATCCAGATGCCCCGCATGGACGGCCTGACCGCCGCCCGCCGCATCCGTGGCGCCGGCGACACGGTGCCGATCCTCATGCTGACCGCCCGCGACACCGTCGGCGACCGCGTGACCGGGCTGGACGCCGGGGCCGACGACTACCTGGTCAAGCCCTTCGAACTGGACGAGCTGTTCGCCCGGGTCCGCGCGCTGCTGCGGCGCAGCTCGTACGCGGCGGCGGCCGGTGCGGGCGCGGTGGAGGAGGACGAGGCGCTGACCTTCGCCGACCTGCGCATGGACCTCGCGACGCGGGAGGTCACGCGGGGTGGGCGGCCGGTGGAGCTGACCCGTACGGAGTTCACGCTGCTGGAGATGTTCATGGCGCATCCGCGTCAGGTGCTGACGCGTGAGCAGATCCTCAAGGCGGTCTGGGGCTTCGACTTCGAGCCTTCGTCCAACTCCCTCGACGTGTACGTCATGTACCTGCGCCGCAAGACCGAGGCGGGCGGCGAGCCGCGGCTCGTGCACACGGTGCGGGGTGTCGGGTATGTGCTGCGCCAGGGCGGCGCGGAGTGA
- a CDS encoding S1C family serine protease, with the protein MTESFRRSGDHENPYQGAQQQHASSPVDPEWPPPPAYRPSAEQAGGGAPTALLTEPVAQQPRSRRRPRGPVALLAAVAIVAAAIGGGTAYGIQELTGSDTVAASSSTSTNVVPSSQKGTVSGVAKAVSPSIVEINAASNAGSSTGSGVIITSDGEIVTNNHVVAGASSVKVKTSDGKEYTAEVVGTDSSKDLALIKLQNASGLQAATLGDSSGVQVGDQVVAIGSPEGLTGTVTSGIVSALARDVTVSTDEGRQQQQQQGGGGWPFEFGGQEFNGDTGSSTTTYKAIQTDASLNPGNSGGALIDMNGNIIGINSAMYSAAGSSASNAGSVGLGFAIPINTVKSDLAKLRSGSQS; encoded by the coding sequence ATGACCGAGAGCTTCCGCCGCAGCGGCGATCATGAGAACCCGTACCAGGGCGCCCAGCAGCAGCACGCCTCCTCCCCGGTGGACCCGGAGTGGCCGCCCCCGCCGGCATACCGGCCGTCGGCGGAGCAGGCGGGCGGCGGAGCCCCCACCGCTCTCCTGACCGAACCCGTCGCCCAGCAGCCGAGGTCGCGGCGCCGGCCGCGCGGCCCCGTCGCCCTCCTCGCCGCCGTCGCGATCGTCGCCGCGGCGATCGGCGGCGGCACGGCGTACGGGATACAGGAGCTGACGGGCAGCGACACCGTCGCCGCGTCCAGCTCCACCAGCACGAACGTCGTCCCGTCCAGCCAGAAGGGCACGGTCTCCGGGGTCGCCAAGGCGGTCAGCCCGAGCATCGTCGAGATCAACGCGGCCTCGAACGCCGGGTCGTCCACCGGCTCCGGCGTGATCATCACCAGTGACGGCGAGATCGTCACCAACAACCACGTCGTCGCCGGCGCTTCGTCGGTCAAGGTGAAGACCAGCGACGGCAAGGAGTACACCGCCGAGGTCGTCGGGACCGACAGCAGCAAGGACCTCGCGCTGATCAAGCTGCAGAACGCGTCCGGCCTGCAGGCGGCCACCCTCGGCGACTCCTCCGGTGTCCAGGTCGGCGACCAGGTGGTGGCGATCGGCTCCCCCGAGGGCCTCACCGGTACGGTCACCAGCGGCATCGTGTCCGCGCTCGCCCGTGACGTGACCGTCTCGACGGACGAGGGCCGGCAGCAGCAACAGCAGCAGGGCGGCGGCGGATGGCCGTTCGAGTTCGGCGGCCAGGAGTTCAACGGCGACACGGGTTCGTCGACGACGACGTACAAGGCCATCCAGACGGACGCGTCCCTGAACCCCGGCAACTCCGGCGGCGCGCTGATCGACATGAACGGCAACATCATCGGCATCAACTCCGCGATGTACTCGGCCGCCGGCTCGAGTGCGTCCAACGCGGGCAGCGTGGGCCTCGGCTTCGCCATCCCGATCAACACCGTCAAGTCCGACCTGGCGAAGCTGCGGTCGGGATCGCAGAGCTAG
- a CDS encoding LacI family DNA-binding transcriptional regulator: protein MAKVTRDDVARLAGTSTAVVSYVINNGPRPVAPATRERVLAAIKELGYRPDRVAQAMASRRTDLIGLIVPDARQPFFGEMAHAVEWAAAERGKMVLVGNSDYVGEREVHYLRAFLGMRVSGLILVSHALNDLAAAEIEAWDARVVLLHERPEAIDDVAVVTDDLGGAQLAVRHLIEHGNEYVACMGGTAETPAVGDPVSDHVEGWRRAMTEAGIPTEGRLFEAPYNRYDAYRIALDLLAGPQRPPAIFCSTDDQAIGVLRAARELRIDVPGELAVAGFDDIKEAALTDPPLTTIASDRSAMARAAVDLVLDDGLRVAGSRRERLKVFPSRLVVRRSCGCA, encoded by the coding sequence GTGGCCAAGGTGACTCGCGATGACGTCGCACGGCTGGCAGGTACTTCCACTGCCGTCGTCAGCTACGTCATCAACAACGGACCCCGGCCGGTCGCCCCGGCCACGCGCGAGCGTGTCCTCGCCGCGATCAAGGAACTGGGGTACCGGCCCGACCGGGTCGCCCAGGCCATGGCCTCGCGGCGCACGGACCTCATAGGCCTGATCGTGCCGGACGCCCGCCAGCCCTTCTTCGGGGAGATGGCGCACGCGGTCGAGTGGGCCGCCGCCGAGCGCGGAAAGATGGTGCTCGTCGGCAACTCCGACTACGTCGGCGAGCGCGAGGTCCACTATCTGCGCGCCTTCCTCGGCATGCGGGTCTCGGGGCTCATCCTCGTCTCGCACGCCCTGAACGACCTGGCCGCCGCCGAGATCGAGGCGTGGGACGCCCGGGTCGTCCTCCTCCACGAGCGGCCCGAGGCCATCGACGACGTCGCCGTCGTCACCGACGACCTGGGCGGCGCCCAGCTCGCCGTACGCCACCTCATCGAGCACGGCAACGAGTACGTCGCCTGTATGGGCGGCACCGCGGAGACCCCCGCGGTCGGTGACCCGGTCTCCGACCACGTCGAGGGCTGGCGGCGCGCGATGACCGAGGCCGGGATTCCCACGGAGGGGCGGCTGTTCGAGGCGCCGTACAACCGCTACGACGCGTATCGCATAGCGCTCGACCTCCTCGCCGGGCCGCAGCGGCCGCCGGCGATCTTCTGCTCCACCGACGACCAGGCGATCGGCGTGCTGCGCGCGGCGCGGGAGTTGCGGATCGATGTGCCGGGGGAGCTGGCTGTCGCCGGGTTCGACGACATCAAGGAGGCGGCGTTGACGGATCCGCCGCTCACCACCATCGCCTCGGACCGGTCGGCCATGGCTCGGGCCGCGGTGGATCTGGTGCTCGATGACGGGCTGCGGGTTGCCGGGTCGCGGCGGGAGCGGTTGAAGGTGTTTCCGTCTCGGCTTGTGGTGCGACGGTCTTGTGGGTGCGCCTGA
- a CDS encoding winged helix-turn-helix transcriptional regulator — protein sequence MSSLLLLTNALQPSTEVLPALGLLLHNVRVAPAEGPALVDTPGADVILIDGRRDLPQVRSLCQLLRSTGPGCPLVLVVTEGGLAAVTADWGIDDVLLDTAGPAEVEARLRLAMGRQQIVNDDSPMEIRNGDLSVDEATYSAKLKGRVLDLTFKEFELLKYLAQHPGRVFTRAQLLQEVWGYDYFGGTRTVDVHVRRLRAKLGPEHESLIGTVRNVGYRFVTPEKVDRAAEEAKAKADRAKSADADEMATLDGAEVRADV from the coding sequence ATGAGTTCTCTGCTGCTCCTGACCAACGCCCTCCAGCCGTCGACAGAGGTGCTCCCGGCACTCGGCCTGCTGCTGCACAACGTACGCGTGGCTCCGGCGGAAGGCCCGGCCCTCGTCGACACCCCTGGTGCCGACGTCATCCTGATCGACGGACGCCGCGACCTCCCACAGGTCCGCAGTCTGTGCCAGCTTCTGCGCTCGACCGGGCCCGGCTGCCCGCTCGTCCTCGTCGTCACCGAGGGCGGCCTCGCCGCCGTCACCGCCGACTGGGGCATCGACGACGTCCTTCTCGACACCGCAGGACCGGCCGAGGTCGAGGCGCGGCTGCGGCTCGCGATGGGCCGCCAGCAGATCGTCAACGACGACTCCCCCATGGAGATCCGCAACGGCGACCTGTCGGTCGACGAGGCCACCTACAGCGCCAAACTCAAGGGCCGGGTTCTCGACCTCACCTTCAAGGAGTTCGAGCTGCTGAAATACCTCGCTCAGCACCCGGGCCGCGTCTTCACGCGCGCGCAGCTCCTCCAGGAGGTCTGGGGCTACGACTACTTCGGCGGCACCCGGACGGTCGACGTCCACGTACGACGGCTGCGCGCCAAGCTCGGACCCGAGCACGAGTCGCTCATCGGAACCGTCCGGAACGTCGGTTATCGATTCGTTACGCCCGAGAAGGTGGACCGCGCCGCCGAGGAAGCCAAGGCCAAGGCTGACCGGGCAAAATCGGCGGATGCGGACGAGATGGCCACCCTGGACGGCGCCGAGGTCCGTGCTGACGTGTGA
- a CDS encoding alpha/beta hydrolase, which produces MSIRPAGHVARSTVRPNSETTRPTPMRTFLHTDDGVTTDSVYDPGAVVYDSSRPPARDLVFVVAHGFTGDVDRPHVRRVVQALTRHAAVVTFSFRGHGASGGRSTVGDKEVLDLAAAVRWARGLGHTRVATIGFSMGGSVVLRHAALYGEGDTGGGGEEPGERGAHTDAVVSVSAPARWYYRGTPHMRRLHWMVTRPEGRLVGRYGFRTRIHHRDWNPVPMSPVEAVPRIAPTPLLIVHGELDGYFPLDHPRMLAQAAGDHGELWLEPGMGHAEHAAGDDLLARIGDWAVARGG; this is translated from the coding sequence ATGAGCATTCGTCCGGCAGGTCATGTGGCACGATCCACGGTTCGTCCGAACTCTGAGACAACCAGACCTACACCTATGCGGACGTTTCTGCACACGGATGACGGCGTGACGACCGATTCCGTATACGACCCGGGTGCGGTCGTATACGACTCCTCACGTCCACCTGCCCGTGACCTGGTGTTCGTCGTCGCCCATGGCTTCACCGGCGATGTGGACCGGCCACATGTACGACGGGTGGTGCAGGCCCTCACCCGGCACGCGGCCGTCGTCACCTTCTCCTTCCGCGGGCACGGTGCGTCGGGCGGGCGGTCCACGGTCGGGGACAAGGAGGTGCTCGACCTGGCGGCCGCCGTGCGCTGGGCCCGCGGACTCGGGCACACACGCGTGGCGACCATCGGCTTCTCCATGGGCGGCTCGGTGGTGCTGCGGCACGCGGCGCTGTACGGGGAGGGAGATACGGGCGGGGGCGGCGAGGAGCCGGGGGAGCGCGGAGCGCATACGGACGCGGTGGTGTCCGTGAGCGCGCCTGCGCGCTGGTACTACCGGGGCACGCCGCACATGCGCCGCCTGCACTGGATGGTGACCCGGCCCGAGGGGCGCCTGGTGGGCCGCTACGGATTCCGTACCCGGATCCACCACCGGGACTGGAACCCCGTGCCGATGTCCCCGGTGGAAGCGGTCCCGAGGATCGCGCCGACGCCGTTGCTCATCGTGCACGGCGAACTCGACGGCTACTTCCCCCTCGATCACCCCCGCATGCTGGCTCAGGCGGCCGGTGACCACGGCGAACTCTGGCTGGAGCCCGGCATGGGCCATGCCGAGCACGCGGCCGGTGACGATCTGCTGGCCCGGATCGGGGACTGGGCCGTCGCACGGGGCGGCTAG
- a CDS encoding MoaD/ThiS family protein, protein MPKVTVRYWAAAKAAAGIAEEPFDAATLAEALDAARERHPGELVRVLQRCSFLIDGDPVGTREHETVRLADGGTVEVLPPFAGG, encoded by the coding sequence ATGCCAAAGGTCACGGTGCGCTACTGGGCCGCCGCGAAGGCCGCGGCCGGGATCGCCGAGGAGCCGTTCGACGCGGCCACCCTCGCCGAGGCGCTCGACGCCGCACGCGAGCGACACCCCGGTGAACTCGTGCGCGTCCTGCAGCGATGTTCCTTCCTCATCGACGGTGACCCCGTGGGCACCCGCGAACATGAGACGGTACGGCTGGCCGACGGCGGCACGGTCGAGGTGCTCCCGCCGTTCGCAGGAGGGTGA
- a CDS encoding RidA family protein has protein sequence MERTAVNPVTWSVEMGFNQGEVVSGHTRTLYISGQTAMSGDGKPQHAGDMAAQLTLSIDNLQAVLGEAGMSLANLVRLNVYTTDVDLLFQHYGVLAARLGAAGVAPTTTMLGTTRLAIPTLMVELEGTAVA, from the coding sequence GTGGAACGAACGGCGGTCAACCCGGTGACGTGGTCGGTGGAGATGGGATTCAACCAGGGTGAGGTCGTCTCGGGGCACACACGGACTCTGTACATCTCCGGGCAGACCGCGATGAGCGGCGATGGCAAGCCCCAGCATGCCGGTGACATGGCGGCGCAGTTGACGCTGAGCATCGACAACCTGCAGGCCGTGCTCGGCGAGGCCGGGATGTCTCTCGCGAACCTCGTCCGGCTCAACGTCTACACGACTGACGTCGATCTGCTTTTCCAGCACTACGGCGTGCTGGCGGCGCGACTGGGCGCCGCCGGGGTGGCGCCGACCACCACGATGCTCGGGACAACTCGGCTGGCGATCCCCACCCTGATGGTCGAGCTGGAGGGGACCGCCGTCGCGTGA
- a CDS encoding helix-turn-helix transcriptional regulator, protein MRADRLVSLVLLLRQRGRLTADTLARELDVSTRTVLRDIEALSAAGVPVYSERGRHGGFALLPGFRTELTGLNHDEALALLAAGSGRGEQVFGLGSQLASALRKVLDALPESHRATASDAARRFLVDPDTDLLSRRPAADEIPDATMIEIRRAVLAGHKLRIHYEATGQTPRWRTVDPIGLVTVRDRGYLLAARSGADRTYRLSRVLDAEELPEAAQRPNQVDLDRIWQERSTQFLSGSDHITVLVRVRPARREDLLDTALAVRAEEPDADGWLRLKVTFQDSRHAEWALWQLATDAEALTPQSLRTSLRNRAEAIAARYGAPS, encoded by the coding sequence ATGCGCGCCGACCGGCTGGTCTCACTGGTGCTGCTGCTCCGCCAGCGCGGTCGGCTGACCGCGGACACGCTGGCCCGCGAGCTGGACGTATCCACCCGCACCGTGCTGCGCGACATCGAAGCGTTGTCCGCGGCCGGCGTCCCGGTCTACTCCGAGCGCGGCCGGCATGGCGGGTTCGCGTTGTTGCCCGGTTTCCGTACCGAGCTCACCGGCTTGAACCACGACGAGGCCCTCGCCTTGCTGGCTGCCGGATCGGGGCGCGGCGAGCAGGTGTTCGGCCTCGGATCGCAACTCGCTTCGGCCCTGCGGAAGGTCCTCGACGCGCTGCCCGAAAGCCACCGGGCCACCGCGAGCGACGCGGCCCGGCGGTTCCTCGTCGACCCGGACACCGACCTGCTCTCACGGCGGCCGGCCGCTGATGAGATACCCGACGCCACAATGATCGAGATCAGGCGCGCAGTGCTCGCCGGACACAAGCTGCGCATCCACTACGAGGCCACGGGCCAGACACCACGATGGCGCACGGTGGACCCGATCGGCCTGGTCACCGTACGCGACCGGGGCTACTTGCTGGCCGCGAGATCCGGCGCGGACCGCACCTACCGGTTGTCGCGGGTGCTGGATGCCGAGGAACTCCCCGAAGCGGCACAGCGGCCCAACCAGGTCGATCTGGACCGGATCTGGCAGGAACGCTCCACGCAGTTCCTCTCCGGAAGCGACCACATCACCGTGCTGGTACGGGTGCGGCCCGCACGGCGAGAGGACCTGCTGGACACCGCGCTGGCCGTCCGCGCAGAGGAACCCGACGCAGACGGCTGGCTGCGCCTGAAGGTGACCTTCCAGGATTCACGACATGCCGAATGGGCGCTGTGGCAGCTCGCCACGGACGCGGAAGCCCTGACCCCACAGTCGCTGCGCACCTCCCTGCGCAACCGCGCGGAGGCGATCGCCGCCCGCTACGGAGCGCCATCCTGA
- a CDS encoding LmeA family phospholipid-binding protein — MRALRILLIVVVILGGLFVLADRLAVGFAEDEAAGKLQASENLAAAPDVSIKGFPFLTQVASGSLDDVEVGIKDYEAAAGTEGKTIRIDDLTANMKGVEFSGNYSSAVAASATGTASITYAELLRTAKSEPTEVAPGVTANVVGLSDGGNGKIKVAVEATVLGTKLPNPVYVLSSVTAQGDAVRVKADTLPNFGGADIAENRARAITDFEQKIDGLPGGIQLDSVQAAKDGVEITVQGSNVRLAG, encoded by the coding sequence ATGCGCGCCCTGCGGATACTGCTGATAGTCGTCGTGATCCTGGGCGGCCTCTTCGTGCTGGCCGACCGGCTGGCCGTCGGGTTCGCCGAGGACGAGGCGGCCGGGAAGCTCCAGGCGAGCGAGAACCTCGCCGCCGCCCCGGACGTGTCCATCAAGGGCTTCCCGTTCCTCACCCAGGTCGCGAGCGGCTCGCTCGACGATGTCGAGGTCGGCATCAAGGACTACGAGGCCGCCGCCGGCACCGAGGGCAAGACGATCCGGATCGACGACCTCACGGCGAACATGAAGGGCGTCGAGTTCTCCGGGAACTACAGCTCCGCCGTCGCGGCCAGCGCCACCGGCACCGCGTCCATCACCTACGCCGAGCTGCTGAGGACCGCCAAGTCCGAGCCCACCGAGGTCGCCCCCGGCGTCACCGCGAACGTCGTCGGCCTCTCCGACGGCGGCAACGGCAAGATCAAGGTCGCCGTCGAAGCCACCGTCCTCGGCACCAAGCTCCCCAACCCGGTCTACGTCCTCAGCTCGGTCACCGCGCAGGGCGACGCCGTGCGGGTGAAGGCCGACACTCTGCCCAACTTCGGCGGCGCCGACATCGCCGAGAACCGGGCCCGTGCGATCACCGACTTCGAGCAGAAGATCGACGGCCTGCCCGGCGGCATCCAGCTCGACAGCGTCCAGGCGGCGAAGGACGGCGTCGAGATCACCGTGCAGGGTTCGAACGTCCGGCTCGCCGGGTAG
- a CDS encoding Ms5788A family Cys-rich leader peptide, whose amino-acid sequence MKRQADLTKRRAVDLCRVAAMLCRPF is encoded by the coding sequence ATGAAGCGACAGGCGGATCTCACGAAGCGGCGGGCAGTAGACCTCTGCCGCGTTGCCGCCATGCTCTGTCGCCCCTTCTGA
- a CDS encoding sulfurtransferase: MSRSDVLVDADWVQDNLDDANIAIVEVDEDTSAYEKNHIKNAIRIDWTKDLQDPVRRDFIDQEGFEKLLSAKGIANDTLVILYGGNNNWFASYAYWYFKLYGHENVKLLDGGRKKWELDARELVEEVPERPATDYKAKAQNTAIRAFRDDVVAAIGSQNLVDVRSPDEFSGKLLAPAHLPQEQSQRPGHVPSARNIPWSKNANDDGTFKSDDELKELYAEEQVDLAKDTIAYCRIGERSALTWFVLHELLGVENVKNYDGSWTEYGSLVGVPIELGANK, translated from the coding sequence ATGAGCCGCAGCGACGTCCTCGTCGACGCCGACTGGGTCCAGGACAACCTGGACGACGCCAACATCGCGATCGTGGAGGTGGACGAAGACACGTCCGCCTACGAGAAGAACCACATCAAGAACGCGATCCGCATCGACTGGACCAAGGACCTGCAGGACCCGGTCCGCCGCGACTTCATCGACCAGGAGGGCTTCGAGAAGCTCCTGTCGGCCAAGGGCATCGCCAACGACACCCTGGTGATCCTGTACGGCGGCAACAACAACTGGTTCGCGTCGTACGCCTACTGGTACTTCAAGCTCTACGGCCACGAGAACGTCAAGCTCCTCGACGGCGGCCGCAAGAAGTGGGAGCTGGACGCCCGCGAGCTGGTCGAAGAGGTTCCCGAGCGCCCCGCCACCGACTACAAGGCCAAGGCGCAGAACACCGCCATCCGTGCCTTCCGTGACGACGTGGTGGCGGCCATCGGTTCGCAGAACCTGGTCGACGTCCGTTCGCCCGACGAGTTCAGCGGCAAGCTGCTCGCGCCGGCCCACCTGCCGCAGGAGCAGTCGCAGCGTCCGGGCCACGTCCCGTCCGCCCGCAACATCCCGTGGTCGAAGAACGCCAACGACGACGGCACTTTCAAGTCGGACGACGAGCTCAAGGAGCTCTACGCCGAGGAGCAGGTCGACCTGGCGAAGGACACCATCGCCTACTGCCGCATCGGTGAGCGCTCCGCGCTGACCTGGTTCGTCCTGCACGAGCTGCTCGGTGTGGAGAACGTCAAGAACTACGACGGCTCCTGGACCGAGTACGGCTCCCTCGTCGGCGTGCCGATCGAGCTCGGCGCCAACAAGTAA
- a CDS encoding DUF1416 domain-containing protein, with product MCGAKAGGPDASTIKPGETTIQGQVTRDGEPVTGYVRLLDSTGEFTAEVPTSATGQFRFYAAEGTWTVRALVPGATADRTVVAQQGGLAEIAIAV from the coding sequence ATGTGTGGAGCGAAGGCCGGCGGCCCCGACGCCTCGACGATCAAGCCCGGTGAGACCACGATCCAGGGTCAGGTGACCCGCGACGGCGAGCCGGTGACGGGCTACGTCCGTCTGCTGGACTCGACCGGCGAGTTCACCGCGGAGGTCCCCACCTCCGCCACGGGCCAGTTCCGCTTCTACGCGGCCGAGGGCACCTGGACCGTGCGCGCACTCGTCCCCGGCGCCACCGCCGACCGTACGGTCGTCGCCCAGCAGGGCGGGCTTGCGGAGATCGCGATCGCGGTCTGA